The genome window ctctacccggcacagccagaagaggactggccaccccacatagcccggttcctctctaggtttcttcctaggttttggcctttctagggagtttttcctagccaccgtgcttttacatctgcattgtttgctgtttggggttttaggctgggtttctgtacagcactttgagatatcagctgatgtacgaagggctatataaataaatttgatttgatttgatttgatcctcaTCTTTAAATGTACAGAGGTTTTGTGTGTAGCCCCCATTTTGAGGCTTGACAAATAGTTAGATGATCACAACATTTCAACCAATGAGTTAGATTCATAAACAATAAACTAATGATTTGCACTCTATTCATTACATATAAACCCTTGGTAGGGAATGAGGTGGGATCAAATTATATACAAATAGGTccataatgtattatttattGAAGACAAATGGAAAAATGTATGAGAAGTTAAAACATTTGATTAGTGTGTATGCATATGCAAACAGTGTATCATTTGAACCAGCATCTGAGCCATGCTGGGCCTCCTCCATGCGGCAGCCAGACTACCACCCCCAGCAGCAGGAGCACCTTGAACCccatggagagggagagcaggagcagCAGCGGAGGGGCCTCCCCAGAGACCTGCACCTGCCTGGGGGGCAGCATGTACAGGGTGGCCTGGTCCTTCCCCAGGGGGTTGGAGGCACTACATGTGTACTGCTGCCCAGGGAGGACATCTCGGAGCTGACTGGTGGTGTAATGTTGCTCGAGGGACtcctgggagaggggagagatgtcgGAGCCTTCCATGAGCTGGTCAGGCCCCAGCCACTGGACGTCAGGTAGGGGAGAGCCCTGGACACGACACTGAGCCCTGTAGCCAGCTTCCTCACTgccctccactgacaggcccaggATTCGTGGGGCAGCTAACCATGAAAGGCAAACACAGACACCCCAAATCATTACAATCATGTCCATGAATTATGCATTAATCCATCTACAATTAGACAAAGAGACAAACCCATACAGAGTTGACATTAGATCGCTTTCAAGGTTTAAAACACACTGTGTAGTATTACATTCTACAGTGTACTCATCATATACAGAATCCCCCTACCCTCAACTCTAAGCCGTGTGCCCATCTTATCCTCGTAGCTGGCGTGTGCGTGTCCGGGGACCTCCACACGGCAGTAGTAGCGTCCGTTGTCCTGCAGGGCGGCACTGTTGATGCGCAAGGAGAGGTCGTGCTCTCGGGGATTCCCCTCCAGGCGATAACGCTGGTCCTGCTGAGGGCCTGGCTGGCAGGTCCTGGCCCCAGTGGGAGAGGAGCAGTGGTAGAGCACCGTAGAGCCCTGGCCGTGGCCCAGCCGCCAcaccacctgcagggaggagtgCAGCGTGTGGTGGGGGTGGGTGAAGGAGCAAGGCAGCACCACTGGGTAGCCCTCCATGGCACGCACCTCCGCCTGAACCTTCATAGACCAGCCGTCATCGTTCGAAGCAGCACCCAGGACTGGATGTGTCATAATATATGCTATTAATTCTCAGGACAGATGGAGAACTGGAGCTGATATATGATACTTTAATTGTACAGTGATACAAACTTTATCACTGTGCAATTTAAAGTATGTTTAATAAAACTTCAACTATAgtataaaaacacattttgaaaACCGGAATCGTTCCGGAGTCCTGTAAGCAAAATGTCTATCTGGTAGTGGTGTCCAAATCAGTCATGCTTTGAAAATGAGGAAGGATTAACAGACTTTAGAAAAAGTTCACTTTGATCTAACTTTGCTTTCTGTTTTCCATTTGCTTCTGAAAAAAGCAGTGCAAAATGATATCTCTGAATAGTGTGACCCCACAGTTTGTCTGACAAATATTTGATCCACATATGGTGCAGTCGTGAGTCCATCTGTAGCTTACTTACCTTCCATGAAACACAATAGGAGATTCACCATTCTGCAGAGTGACCGGGTGTCCATGCTGAGACTGCTGTGTTAAGGATAGAGTATGCAGGGAGAATTCTATGTTTGTCTCCTCACCTGACTCACTGTTTCTCAGACACTGTCCCGTGACTGCCAGTCATTCCAGTACAGATCATATGAGATTCTATAGCGTATTTCCCTCATCTAACACACTATCCTACACACAAAGTATTCACAACACTTGACTTTTTcaccattttgttgttacaaagtgggattaaaatggatttaattgttgGTCAACGATCGACACAAAATACTTGTCAtaacgttggcctgggggtaggtttatgacagtcataaatacctcttcccccccccctttttcctctctctaccctgctgatgttacatttgcaaacaccttggttaacatagagggAACATCAGAAGTTGGgaggaaattaactatattctggtaatctgaccaattgaacatatgcggtggtacttaatgaatatgatgtcagttcggttgtcatctgagacattctcatcaatgataagatgacataaactctacagtggaaagtctacacatcagagttatcggattcacatggaattgttgttcaatttaaatgtttgaatatgaaattattcatgatgggatgaaatgtgattgtagcttctaaaatgtgagatttgggttttcataaggaaCATGAAGgaacatgggctataaaacttttgtaacacgccctcctctcccttcccatatAAAACCTTGACgacaatgtaacctcctgttccgaggatgacGATCCGAtttcagaatggttcagataataactacagaacgaagccaacatcggTGTGAGCTTTGGTTgagaatggtatgaactttgaactcttattcactacagaagtgaccTCCTAGCCATGTAAATGGTTAGCAACAGCCACTGCAAAcaaggaaggaacagacagagtaccCCACAACGACGTTATTACAGCCtttttttaaatctttatttaactaggcaagtcagttaagtacatattcttattttcaatgacggcctaggaacagtgggttaactgcctgttcaggggcagaatgacagatttgtaccttgtcagctcgggggtttgaacttgaacattctggttactagtccaacgctctaaccactaggctaccctgctgccttccatctaccaccaacctaccgaagctcaactcagagtaaatatttattgcattttccttttccaaatgggtggtaatttaaaatgcataagatactgtatttacgatagcgcagcttctccctgtgtccctcagtcttcccgctctttcactcaaacccagccccttttcttttgtgtaaccagctgtcacatctgttccgcccgctagggatgttttcctttatgacataatttgtaatcaagttatgattatttatgtgtatatgtaattttgtgtgattagttaggtatttagtaaataaataattaaactcaattttgtattgctgattcaacttgttagccagggtttgtgcagataaccaagaatttacaactttcagatgagactgaattaaggcttaatattgactgctattgatgtaaaatattactaggtctttaagagtttatttggaagataacggctctataaatattattttgtggtgatttacatgattagctcaatcaggtaatattaattacggagaaattatttcatagaatagcatgtcatatcacttaatccggcatagccaaagacacgacataatctatgtcaaagtggaagaataatgtatgaaaaaaaaatgtattcataaaaATCTTGATCTGATAAATATTCAagctattacagctgtgagtttttctgggtTTGAGTctttctaagagctttgcacccCTGGATTGAACAATATGTGTAcatttttgtatttaaaaaaaaatcttgaagttctgtcaagttggttgttgatcattgctagacagccattttcaagtcgcCATACATCTTCAAGCCGATTTCAGTCCAAActttaactaggccactcagtaacattcaatgtcgtcttggtaagcaactccagtgtacattTTGTCTTGTTTgagtttattgtcctgctgaaaggtgaatttgtctcccagtgtctggtggaaaggagTTTAGaaaggattttgcctgtgtttaacTCTCTTCATTTTGTTTTGATCATAAAAACTTCCTTGTCCTCATaacgtgatgcagccaccaccatgattgaaaatatggagtggtactccgtaatgtgttgtgttggattttccccaaacataatactttgtattcaggacaaagtcAATTTCTTTGGAACATTTTTTTtgctgttttactttagtgccttactgCAAACCGGATGcaagtttttgaaatatttttaaTGTGTACAGGcttcattttcactctgtcaattaggttagtattgaggagtaactacaatgttgttgatccatcctcagttttctcctatcaaatAGTTTTCTCCTATTTTATTATTATCtatttgtttacctttatttaactaggcaagtccgttaagaacaaattcttatttacaatgactgcctacaccagccaaaccaggacgacgctgggacaattgtgtgccgccctatgggactcccaaatatgggccactttaataatggaacactagtcactttaataatgtatacatactgctttactaatttcacgtgtatatactgtattctattctactctattttagtctatgccactctgacattgctcgtcttaatatttatatatttcttaattccattattttacttttagatttgtagttgtaaatgagaacttgttctcaactggtctacctggtgaaataaaaataaaacaatttgtgtgtattgttgtgaattcttagatactactgcactgttggagcacaagcatttcgctacacccacaataacatcggctaaatatgtgcatgtgaccaatacaattgtattttatttgatgtaAACTCTGTTTTAAAATCCCCAtcggcctcatggtgaaatccatgagcggtttccttcctctctggcgactaagttaggaaggacgtctgtatcttttgtagtaactgggtgtattggtacaccatccgaagtgtaattaataacttcaccatgctttttatttatacccatctaccaataggtgcccgtctttgcaaggcattggaaaacctccctggtcattgtggttgaatctgtttgaaattcacggCTCAACTGAGTGAACTTacagagtatgtgtggggtacagagatcaggtagtcattcagaaatcacatttttactcctgaatttatttaggcttgtcataacaaaggaattgaacacttattgactcaatatatttcagcttttcatttaaaaaaatactgaacaaaaatataaacgcaacatgctgcaatttcaaagattttacagaattacagttcatataaaggaattggtcaatttaaataaataaattaaacagtaatctatggatttcacatgactgggaatacagatacagtatgcatctgttggtcacagataccttaaataaAAACTAGGGGCGTggctcagaaaaccagtcagtatctggcgtgaccACCACttacctcatgcagcacgacacatctccttcacgtaGAGTTGTtcaggttgttgattgtggcctgtggaatgatgtcccactcctcttccatggctgtgccaagttactggatattggcgggaactggaacatgctgtttaacatgtcgatccagagcatctcaaACATGGTCAATGGATGACATGTCAGGTGAgtatggaagaactgggaaatgttcagcttccaggaattgtgtacagatccttgcaacatggggcagtgcattatcatgctggaacatgaggtgatggcagattatgaatggcacaacaatgagcctcaggatctcatcacggtatctctgtgcattcaagttGTCATCATTAAAATACAATTGTATTCTccgtccataccataaccccaccaccaccatggggcactctgttcactaacagggatgtaaacacatttgtgcgtatggaacatttctgtgatctttgaTTGcgtctcatgaaacatgggaacaacacATTATATATTACgttttatattgttgttcagtgtaATTTGTTTAACAAATCTAAAAAGAACACTTTGACATCATGGAGTATTGTGTattcaatttaatccattttaaattcaggctgtaacacaaaatgtggaacaagtaaaatggtgtgaatactgtctgaaggtGCTGTAGTACTGTTATATTGCTCAAATCTCACTAGACTAAACGGAGGTCCTCTATTGTTCCAGTCTTAATGCTTTCTATAATAGATACCAAGTAAAGAGGCTCAGGAAACACATCTTAAATTCACATAATAGGCCTAAAGAAATAATACACTTCCATTGTTAATGCACTTATGCTCAGCCAAGCCCTCACTTGTTTCACGGTCAGCACTAAACAGGAAATGGCTATTCTCATGTGGTACATTTCACAACTGTTTCCTAATTTGAGGCATTGTGCTGGTAGAACTTCTTCTCCGTGACTTGCCTTTCTTTCTCCTCAGTGCTAAAGGGATATGTATATATTTGATTACCTTTAGGATGGTGCAGGCtcaactcttctctctcttctctgtcattaCAGGTAGGCCAAACTCCAGTTTGAGCTATTTCTATTCAGATTCAGTTTTGGTGAAACATTCCTATTTAAGCTTTAGCATTCTTGAATAATTTGGGAATAAAGGAATTATCCCTCTTTAGTGTTGTAATATTCATGAGTATGTGTTTATAGAGTATCATAAGAGATGATTTGTTGatccttttttaaatgtttttgaacctttatttaactcggcaagtcagttaacaaattcttcaatattcaatgacggcctaggaacagtgggttaagtgcctgttcaggggcagaacgacagatttgtaccttgtcagctcagggatatgaacttgtatcctttcggttactagtccaacgctctaaccactaggctaccctgccaccccatcctTTGGGTAGTGACGTGTGTGTTTAAATAAAGTACAACAGAGTACAATAGATAAAGTACAATAGATTACCAGTTGAACCAATTAGAATAcaagtttaaaaaaatagttGAGACCATCagaaaaaacaaacatgaaaTATCCTTAATATGATTGATTTCTCTAATTTCTCTAATTATGAACTAATTTTCCTCCCACTAGGCACCTTCTCACAATCATGGTCCATGACAGTTCCCCCTGTAGTGAACAGCACCATAGGAGGAGATGTGGTCCTACCCTGCTCCTTCACCCACCCCAAGCAACAAGACTACTCCAAAGGCATCACAGTTCAGTGGGTCACCAGACAATTCCATGATAAACCCTTCTTCCAATGCAAGGTGAAAAATGTTACTACGGGTGGAATGAATGAATGCTCCGTTCCAGAGTCATACCAACGCTTCTCAGTCAAAGGAGACCCTAAGCAGagggatctctctctcctcatcagagATCTGGCGGTCACAGACAATGGAGTTTACTTCTGCAGAGTAGAGCTGGACTATTACTGGGGTGATGGGAAGTGGCAGACTGCCAGCGGCACACAGCTCAATATCATTGGTAAAGGTCTCACTACGTTGTCAGCAATAAGGGTCTGGTGGTCTAGGAATATGAAACTCTTTACCACAATGATACTCATGCAAGGTTTGTGCTTTGTCCCTAGCTAAGGCCCATATTCTCAGCCTGTCTTGGGTAGAGGCGTCCCTCGGACCAGGCAACGGGAGCCTCAGGTGTGTAGTTGAGGGGAACCCCCCATCCACCATCACCTGGTTCTCCTCCTCTAAGGGCAACATAGACCCAGGTGTCAGCACCATAGGAACCCACCCATTTCAGAGGACCAGTTCAATCCCCTACTTCACCCAGGAAGTGTACAC of Oncorhynchus gorbuscha isolate QuinsamMale2020 ecotype Even-year linkage group LG15, OgorEven_v1.0, whole genome shotgun sequence contains these proteins:
- the si:dkey-11p23.7 gene encoding V-set and Ig domain-containing protein, whose protein sequence is MDTRSLCRMVNLLLCFMEVLGAASNDDGWSMKVQAEVRAMEGYPVVLPCSFTHPHHTLHSSLQVVWRLGHGQGSTVLYHCSSPTGARTCQPGPQQDQRYRLEGNPREHDLSLRINSAALQDNGRYYCRVEVPGHAHASYEDKMGTRLRVEAAPRILGLSVEGSEEAGYRAQCRVQGSPLPDVQWLGPDQLMEGSDISPLSQESLEQHYTTSQLRDVLPGQQYTCSASNPLGKDQATLYMLPPRQVQVSGEAPPLLLLLSLSMGFKVLLLLGVVVWLPHGGGPAWLRCWFK
- the siglec15l gene encoding sialic acid binding Ig-like lectin 15, like, giving the protein MVQAQLFSLFSVITGTFSQSWSMTVPPVVNSTIGGDVVLPCSFTHPKQQDYSKGITVQWVTRQFHDKPFFQCKVKNVTTGGMNECSVPESYQRFSVKGDPKQRDLSLLIRDLAVTDNGVYFCRVELDYYWGDGKWQTASGTQLNIIAKAHILSLSWVEASLGPGNGSLRCVVEGNPPSTITWFSSSKGNIDPGVSTIGTHPFQRTSSIPYFTQEVYTCRAENSLGRAERRFPPGPTALTVALSVCGVLLLLLLLGVALFYLRKRGYLRFYNSEKIKQQSDVCTDPAIAMVSESSIYANVSEMESPQSLYKHNSPEDGDMELNLVYSDVQLNATTQSPQRSSRVPIPDEGVHYAIVKLG